Proteins encoded together in one Leptospira bourretii window:
- a CDS encoding concanavalin A-like lectin/glucanase → MVQNSEPGKKNFLKPKENTPKHGELFFDFEGDVKEPQITEAGYPFHSKSISVVSSSYLTDDQTYFFGKRSAYFSGRRNQIHLSVSGNSLFGTHPDPFTISIPVRLGEQGAGSVILDRTVYVKGKKYGISLELDESKPILQVNNLLQKSDGRTASFVLESPVKLKRKTWEVISLYFDTLNHKYIMYQNGIETAEYENSQADTLGFGFPENDSTPLVLGKSFYGNLDGFHIHKGEPEVEYTKFESVRYDDETKIGFMEGNSAISPVLETKYSNSSLTRVHWNIEQPKDTMLELYFRGSNQKFLDSKMDPSWTRIGSLDKGLPKIKFKYYQWKLWFRPDPLGKSVPNVQSLSFEYTEQTPPDVPTRFRLESNPNTGDPICFLWNSNHEKEVQSGGGYIIHYGLTPTRMLGSVFVKKDKVGNFNKIDGNEDESSFRNKRFCISEETLVNNIYVPEGELGTDEFRPLADQVDHSRREKRGLLFQPGLTYYFRISAYNRYLNEWDSKDQKSQLSPPVSFSFPKEVSNNK, encoded by the coding sequence GTGGTTCAGAATTCGGAACCAGGCAAAAAGAACTTTCTTAAACCCAAAGAAAATACTCCCAAACACGGAGAACTTTTTTTCGACTTTGAAGGTGATGTGAAAGAACCACAAATCACGGAAGCCGGGTATCCTTTTCATTCCAAATCCATCTCAGTTGTTTCCTCTTCCTATTTAACCGACGACCAAACTTATTTTTTTGGGAAAAGATCCGCATACTTTTCTGGTCGCAGAAACCAAATCCATCTTTCCGTTTCCGGGAATTCTCTTTTTGGAACCCATCCCGATCCTTTTACCATTTCCATTCCTGTTCGGTTGGGTGAACAAGGTGCGGGTTCTGTCATTTTGGACCGAACTGTTTATGTAAAAGGAAAAAAATACGGCATCTCACTCGAGTTAGACGAAAGTAAACCAATATTACAAGTCAACAACCTACTCCAAAAATCAGATGGTAGAACTGCAAGTTTTGTTTTGGAATCACCAGTGAAACTCAAACGGAAAACTTGGGAAGTGATCTCTCTATATTTTGATACATTGAATCACAAATACATCATGTACCAAAATGGGATAGAAACTGCTGAATATGAAAACAGCCAAGCGGACACATTAGGTTTTGGTTTTCCTGAAAACGATTCCACTCCACTAGTCCTTGGAAAATCATTTTATGGAAATTTGGATGGGTTTCATATCCACAAAGGAGAACCGGAAGTAGAATACACTAAGTTTGAATCAGTTCGTTATGATGATGAAACCAAAATTGGTTTTATGGAAGGTAACAGTGCTATCTCTCCTGTTTTAGAAACAAAATATAGTAATTCGAGTTTAACTCGCGTTCATTGGAATATCGAACAACCCAAAGACACAATGTTAGAACTTTACTTCCGTGGTTCGAACCAAAAGTTTTTGGATTCTAAAATGGATCCTTCTTGGACAAGGATTGGATCTCTGGACAAAGGACTCCCAAAAATCAAATTCAAATATTACCAATGGAAGTTATGGTTTAGGCCAGACCCGTTGGGAAAATCAGTTCCTAATGTCCAATCCCTCTCCTTTGAATATACAGAACAAACTCCTCCCGATGTTCCCACCAGATTTCGATTGGAATCAAATCCAAACACAGGGGATCCAATTTGTTTTTTATGGAATTCCAATCATGAAAAAGAAGTCCAAAGTGGTGGCGGTTATATCATCCATTACGGACTCACCCCCACACGAATGCTCGGTTCCGTTTTTGTCAAAAAAGACAAAGTTGGGAACTTTAATAAAATTGATGGGAATGAAGATGAAAGTAGTTTTAGAAACAAACGTTTTTGTATTAGTGAAGAAACTCTCGTAAATAATATTTATGTTCCAGAGGGTGAATTGGGAACTGATGAATTTAGGCCTCTCGCCGACCAAGTAGATCATTCAAGAAGGGAAAAACGAGGACTTCTTTTCCAACCAGGACTTACCTATTATTTCAGAATTTCAGCTTACAATCGTTATCTGAATGAATGGGACTCAAAAGACCAAAAAAGTCAACTTTCTCCTCCGGTTTCATTTAGTTTCCCCAAAGAAGTTTCGAACAACAAGTAA
- the rpiB gene encoding ribose 5-phosphate isomerase B: protein MKEKIGIASDHGGFALKEFLRKSLEETYEIVDYGTKSEESVDYPTIIGDACRKVLSGEVPRLIALCGTGIGASIAANRFKGIRAALCHDEFTAEMSKRHNNANVLVLGGRVLGTDLAQRIVKKWIETEFEGGRHQKRLGLIEEQS, encoded by the coding sequence ATGAAAGAAAAAATTGGAATTGCTTCTGACCATGGAGGTTTTGCCCTCAAAGAATTCCTTAGGAAAAGTCTCGAGGAAACTTACGAAATTGTCGATTACGGTACTAAGAGCGAAGAGTCCGTCGACTACCCTACCATCATTGGAGATGCCTGCCGAAAGGTTCTTTCCGGTGAAGTTCCTAGACTCATCGCCCTTTGCGGAACAGGCATTGGAGCATCCATTGCCGCCAACCGTTTCAAAGGCATTCGAGCGGCCCTTTGCCATGATGAGTTTACGGCGGAGATGTCCAAACGCCATAACAACGCCAATGTACTCGTTTTAGGGGGAAGGGTTCTCGGAACAGATTTAGCGCAGAGAATCGTAAAAAAATGGATAGAAACAGAATTCGAAGGTGGACGGCACCAAAAACGATTGGGACTGATCGAAGAACAGTCGTAA
- the serC gene encoding 3-phosphoserine/phosphohydroxythreonine transaminase yields MPTFTHRVFNFNAGPAMLPTEVMEEAQSEFLNYQGTGMSVMEMSHRGNVFQNILDESLSDLRELLDLPSRYAVVYFPGGATLQFSAIPFNYLKAGDSADFALTGVWAKKAFEEAKKFYPNVKSIFNGAESKYMELPTIADEIVNEGAKYVYITSNNTIYGTRYKTFPKLKKAPLFADMTSELLSRKLPIEDFSVIFAGAQKNIGPSGLTLVIYDKEKLPTFDHPIPNLMNFALMEKNGSLYNTPPTYSIYIAGLVFKYLKRNGGLAAMETTNERKAKKLYDAIDASNLFYAPVPEEFRSVMNVVFRSYNDSLDSKFLTLAEEQGFAGLKGYREAGGFRASIYNAMPEEGVDALISFIKEFERTHG; encoded by the coding sequence ATGCCTACATTTACGCACAGAGTCTTCAATTTTAATGCCGGCCCTGCCATGTTGCCCACAGAAGTCATGGAGGAAGCGCAAAGTGAGTTCCTAAATTACCAAGGAACTGGAATGTCTGTTATGGAAATGAGCCACAGGGGAAATGTTTTCCAAAATATTTTGGACGAATCTCTCAGTGACCTCAGGGAATTACTAGACCTACCTTCTCGTTATGCGGTGGTTTATTTCCCCGGCGGTGCTACTTTACAATTTTCCGCCATTCCTTTTAATTATTTAAAAGCGGGAGACTCTGCTGATTTTGCGCTCACAGGGGTTTGGGCCAAAAAAGCCTTTGAAGAAGCAAAGAAATTTTACCCGAATGTAAAATCTATTTTTAATGGGGCTGAATCCAAATATATGGAACTTCCCACCATCGCTGATGAGATCGTGAATGAGGGAGCCAAATATGTTTATATCACTTCCAACAATACCATTTATGGAACTCGTTATAAAACTTTTCCTAAATTAAAAAAGGCTCCGCTTTTTGCTGACATGACAAGTGAACTTCTTAGTCGAAAACTTCCTATAGAAGATTTTTCTGTCATCTTTGCGGGAGCACAAAAAAACATCGGGCCTTCTGGACTCACACTTGTCATTTACGACAAAGAAAAATTACCAACATTTGATCACCCGATTCCGAACCTAATGAACTTTGCACTCATGGAAAAAAATGGGTCTTTGTACAATACACCTCCTACTTATTCCATCTACATTGCAGGACTTGTATTTAAATACTTAAAACGGAATGGTGGCCTTGCGGCGATGGAAACCACAAACGAAAGGAAAGCAAAAAAATTGTATGATGCCATCGATGCATCCAACCTTTTTTATGCCCCAGTTCCAGAAGAGTTTCGTTCCGTTATGAATGTTGTGTTTCGTAGCTATAACGATTCTTTAGATTCTAAATTTTTAACTCTTGCCGAAGAACAAGGGTTTGCTGGACTCAAAGGATATCGGGAAGCTGGTGGTTTTCGGGCAAGTATTTATAATGCAATGCCTGAAGAAGGAGTTGATGCCCTGATTTCCTTTATCAAAGAATTTGAAAGAACCCATGGGTAA